In Actinoplanes sp. NBC_00393, a single genomic region encodes these proteins:
- a CDS encoding ABC transporter permease, producing MKWGLPVLGVVGAIALWWSATVIFGIRSFFLPAPPDIVAAFRAQPAYLLRETAATLTGTVTGFGIAVVAGLLLAVLLTAWRSLERATMPVLVALNSVPKVAVAPLLVVWLGFGARPKVVLVVLICFFPVVVATMAGLGSTPAELGELSRSLSASAWQAYVKIRLPWALPQVFVGLKVAISLAVIGAVVAEINNPTSGLGAVIVLSGMSFDTPLAFAAIFLLAVLSTVLFYLVVALERWLVPWARAISG from the coding sequence GTGAAGTGGGGACTGCCGGTCCTCGGCGTGGTGGGCGCGATCGCGCTCTGGTGGTCGGCCACCGTGATCTTCGGCATCCGCTCGTTCTTCCTGCCCGCGCCACCGGACATCGTCGCCGCGTTCCGGGCCCAGCCGGCCTACCTCCTGCGCGAGACCGCGGCCACGCTGACCGGTACGGTGACCGGCTTCGGCATCGCGGTGGTGGCCGGGCTGCTGCTGGCGGTGCTGCTGACCGCCTGGCGATCGCTGGAGCGGGCCACCATGCCGGTGCTGGTCGCGCTGAACTCGGTGCCGAAGGTCGCGGTCGCCCCGCTGCTGGTGGTCTGGCTCGGGTTCGGGGCCCGGCCCAAGGTGGTGCTGGTCGTGCTGATCTGCTTCTTCCCGGTCGTGGTGGCGACGATGGCCGGGCTCGGCTCCACCCCGGCCGAGCTGGGGGAGCTGAGCCGGTCGCTGTCGGCGAGCGCGTGGCAGGCGTACGTCAAGATCCGGCTGCCGTGGGCGTTGCCGCAGGTCTTCGTCGGCCTGAAGGTGGCCATCTCGCTCGCCGTGATCGGCGCGGTGGTCGCCGAGATCAACAACCCGACCAGCGGGCTCGGCGCGGTGATCGTGCTGTCCGGCATGTCGTTCGACACCCCACTGGCGTTCGCCGCGATCTTCCTGCTCGCGGTGCTGAGCACGGTGCTGTTCTACCTGGTGGTGGCCCTGGAACGGTGGCTGGTGCCGTGGGCCCGGGCGATCAGCGGATGA
- a CDS encoding IS5 family transposase: MPALPSSLLEPIFVQFAALCPERPGFDPAHPLGCHRRAIPNRVVFELVIAALVHGSGYERVATAQCSDRTIRRRLHRWAQAGLGEQLHELALDAYDRMIGLDLADVSADGAITKAPCGGDRAGRSPVDRGKGGMKRSTGVDGYGIPLGLVGAPANRHDSPLLRDTFEQCSTQLRHHWPEQVTAHLDRGYDSKRTRELLDEIGFDAEIARKGVPAPIQIGKRWVVERTNSWMNGFGKIRRCTDRNAQIIDFYLYLAAAIVTIRQLIQRARTLYRWETRPTTRRLK, encoded by the coding sequence GTGCCTGCGCTGCCATCATCGTTGCTCGAACCGATCTTCGTCCAGTTCGCCGCGCTGTGTCCCGAGCGACCCGGCTTCGACCCGGCGCATCCCCTCGGATGTCACCGCCGGGCAATCCCGAACCGGGTCGTGTTCGAACTGGTCATTGCCGCCCTCGTTCACGGATCGGGTTACGAACGGGTGGCCACCGCGCAGTGCTCGGATCGCACGATCCGCCGGCGCCTGCACCGGTGGGCGCAGGCCGGGCTGGGCGAGCAACTCCACGAACTGGCCCTGGACGCCTATGACCGGATGATCGGCCTGGACCTGGCGGACGTCAGCGCCGACGGCGCGATCACCAAGGCGCCGTGCGGCGGCGACCGGGCCGGACGGTCCCCGGTCGACCGCGGCAAAGGCGGCATGAAACGCTCGACCGGCGTCGACGGCTACGGCATCCCGCTCGGCCTCGTCGGCGCCCCGGCCAACCGGCACGACTCGCCGCTGCTGCGCGACACCTTCGAACAGTGCAGCACCCAGCTGCGCCATCACTGGCCCGAGCAGGTCACCGCGCACCTCGACCGCGGCTACGACAGTAAACGCACCCGCGAGCTACTCGACGAGATCGGCTTCGATGCCGAGATCGCCCGCAAGGGCGTGCCCGCCCCGATCCAGATCGGAAAGCGCTGGGTGGTCGAGCGGACGAACTCGTGGATGAACGGCTTCGGCAAGATCCGCCGCTGCACCGACCGCAACGCCCAGATCATCGACTTCTACCTGTACCTGGCCGCCGCCATCGTCACGATCCGTCAACTCATCCAACGAGCACGGACCCTCTACCGATGGGAAACCCGGCCCACCACCCGCCGACTCAAGTGA
- a CDS encoding ABC transporter substrate-binding protein — protein sequence MRRICSPFVTVLLIALLMSGCGDSGDSGDGSPQADKVTYLTAFGAVGRDAFAWVAQEKGYFRDAGIDVTIRLGAATGENLKVLAAGQAQFANLDLTGTWITAGKGEYTDIRAFAAIHQQSLVSIISLAGSGITEPRGLEGHKLGAATGSVNQLLFPAYAKLAGIDESKVEWVNAAPPQLPALLASGRVDALSTFLIGARGLEKAAGGKKTVVLPYSKYLPELFGNGLVAPASVIDGNPDLTERFRDAALKGLQYTLEHPDEAAQIMKKAQPAADLTAAVGEILLMAPYVKTSGVIDRDRVAKALQTLQSGGLVPATMTPDSVVDFDLVPTG from the coding sequence ATGAGGCGCATCTGTTCACCGTTCGTAACAGTCCTGCTCATTGCACTGTTGATGTCCGGATGTGGCGACTCCGGTGATTCCGGGGACGGGTCACCGCAGGCCGACAAGGTCACCTATCTGACCGCGTTCGGCGCGGTCGGCCGGGACGCGTTCGCGTGGGTGGCCCAGGAGAAGGGCTACTTCCGCGACGCCGGGATCGACGTCACCATCCGGCTCGGCGCCGCCACCGGGGAGAACCTCAAGGTCCTCGCCGCCGGGCAGGCCCAGTTCGCCAACCTCGACCTGACCGGGACCTGGATCACGGCGGGCAAGGGCGAGTACACCGACATCCGCGCCTTCGCCGCGATCCACCAGCAGTCGCTGGTCTCCATCATCAGCCTGGCGGGCTCCGGCATCACCGAGCCGCGCGGGCTGGAGGGGCACAAGCTGGGTGCCGCGACCGGCTCGGTCAACCAGTTGCTCTTCCCGGCGTACGCGAAACTCGCCGGCATCGACGAGTCGAAGGTGGAGTGGGTCAACGCGGCCCCGCCCCAGTTGCCGGCGCTGCTGGCCAGCGGACGCGTCGACGCGCTGAGCACCTTCCTGATCGGGGCGCGTGGGCTCGAGAAAGCGGCCGGCGGGAAGAAGACCGTGGTCCTGCCGTACAGCAAATATCTGCCGGAGCTGTTCGGCAACGGGCTGGTCGCCCCGGCCTCGGTGATCGACGGGAATCCGGACCTGACCGAACGGTTCCGCGACGCCGCGCTGAAAGGACTCCAGTACACCCTGGAGCATCCCGACGAGGCGGCGCAGATCATGAAGAAGGCGCAGCCGGCCGCGGACCTGACCGCGGCGGTCGGCGAGATCTTGCTGATGGCGCCGTACGTGAAGACGTCCGGCGTGATCGACCGGGATCGCGTCGCCAAGGCCCTGCAGACCCTGCAGAGCGGCGGGCTCGTCCCGGCCACGATGACCCCGGACTCGGTGGTCGACTTCGACCTGGTGCCGACCGGATGA
- a CDS encoding methyltransferase domain-containing protein yields the protein MRAAYSFDNDDPAAAQRHVLLAEMLDPFTFERLAGIGDLTGRRCLEVGAGGGSVAGWLAARAGPHGRVLATDLNPRHLPIDQGYAVLRHDLTSEPVPEPSWDVIHARLVLAHLPARATILGRLADALAPGGILLVEEWVSAYPAVVLAAPDVAAADLVERYHRIVVGKLLPANGADPAWGGRTHAAMLAAGLGDVRTEIRAESWAGGTAGAQLIAVNVAQVGAGLRAAGLTEADLDRLCELAGDPALVIRSHFTYSTMGRR from the coding sequence ATGAGAGCCGCCTACTCCTTCGACAACGACGACCCGGCCGCGGCCCAGCGGCATGTGCTGCTCGCCGAGATGCTCGACCCGTTCACCTTCGAGCGGCTGGCCGGCATCGGTGACCTCACCGGCCGGCGCTGCCTGGAGGTGGGCGCGGGCGGCGGCAGCGTCGCCGGCTGGCTGGCGGCCCGGGCCGGGCCGCACGGGCGGGTGCTGGCCACCGACCTGAACCCGCGTCACCTGCCGATCGACCAGGGGTACGCGGTGCTGCGCCACGATCTGACGAGCGAACCCGTCCCCGAGCCGTCGTGGGACGTGATCCACGCCCGCCTCGTCCTGGCGCATCTGCCCGCACGCGCCACCATCCTGGGCCGTCTCGCCGACGCCCTCGCCCCGGGCGGGATCCTGCTGGTCGAAGAGTGGGTCTCGGCGTACCCCGCAGTGGTGTTGGCCGCGCCCGACGTCGCCGCCGCCGACCTGGTCGAGCGTTACCACCGCATCGTCGTCGGCAAGCTCTTGCCGGCCAACGGCGCCGACCCGGCCTGGGGTGGCCGCACCCACGCCGCCATGCTCGCCGCCGGCCTCGGCGACGTGCGGACCGAGATCCGCGCGGAATCCTGGGCCGGTGGCACGGCCGGCGCGCAGCTCATCGCCGTGAACGTCGCCCAGGTGGGCGCGGGTCTGCGGGCGGCCGGGCTCACCGAGGCCGACCTCGACCGGCTGTGTGAGCTGGCCGGCGACCCGGCCCTGGTGATCCGCAGCCACTTCACCTATTCGACGATGGGCCGCCGGTGA
- a CDS encoding putative bifunctional diguanylate cyclase/phosphodiesterase, which translates to MVGSTRTGRRWASAWVAGGLSLVLAVLSGYAAVGGWRQAGILDRVAADSGNTDAYQQVAFLAGWETALLQSALDEPTGPERRQVVEVGVLVRAATVKMAGVDRDHEQRAASIAQSRTELQPAIDTYLAQLRRGDTAGARATLETVIEPRSASLMGDVLTELNLHLAAHARYQAAAQHESRLLWWGGVASFVVGLIVLALFLFSIRSHRRRVETMAATDALTGLPNRAAFTARAGLASADGETDTTVLTVNLDGFRDVNEQLGHQIGDLLLIEAGERLRASMREHDVVARIGGDEFAVLLRDGDSALGEALAARLTAAFDQPFLIGEVTVDLEVSIGAATARDGDDVTTLLQHADMAMREAKEHRLGFHRFSGDHGQDTAARLTLLGDLRRALDSGGELTLHYQPKIAMDTGEVAGVEALARWQHPTKGWVSPGEFIPVLETTSLIHRFTDRVLRVALTQAREWLDGGHRVAVSVNISTRSLLDESFPDRVAELLTETGVPGDQLCIEVTEHSVMSDPATAIEAMRRIRALGVRTSIDDYGTGYSSMTYLKLLPLDELKVDRSFVQDMTNDRSDHALVESTVELGRNLGLTVVAEGVEDAATASALRELGCDVAQGFLYAKPMPAEAVTERLGRRTVESPA; encoded by the coding sequence ATGGTGGGTTCAACCCGCACGGGACGGCGCTGGGCGTCGGCTTGGGTGGCCGGGGGACTGTCCCTGGTGCTGGCCGTCCTCTCCGGTTACGCGGCCGTCGGCGGCTGGCGGCAGGCCGGGATACTGGACCGGGTCGCCGCCGATTCGGGCAACACCGACGCCTACCAGCAGGTGGCTTTCCTGGCCGGCTGGGAGACGGCGCTGTTGCAGAGCGCCCTGGACGAGCCGACCGGTCCGGAACGCCGCCAGGTCGTCGAGGTCGGCGTCCTGGTGCGCGCCGCGACGGTGAAGATGGCCGGCGTCGACCGGGACCATGAGCAGCGGGCCGCTTCGATCGCGCAGAGCCGCACCGAACTGCAGCCCGCGATCGACACCTACCTGGCGCAGCTCCGCCGGGGTGACACCGCGGGCGCCCGGGCGACGCTGGAGACGGTGATCGAGCCGCGTTCCGCGTCGCTGATGGGTGACGTGCTGACCGAGCTGAACCTGCACCTCGCCGCGCACGCCCGCTATCAGGCAGCCGCCCAGCACGAGTCGCGCCTGCTGTGGTGGGGTGGCGTGGCCAGCTTCGTGGTCGGCCTGATCGTGCTGGCCCTGTTCCTCTTCTCGATCCGCTCGCACCGGCGCCGGGTGGAGACGATGGCCGCGACCGACGCGCTGACCGGCCTGCCGAACCGGGCCGCCTTCACGGCCCGGGCCGGGCTGGCGTCGGCCGACGGCGAGACCGACACCACCGTGCTGACCGTGAACCTGGACGGGTTCCGCGACGTCAACGAGCAGCTCGGCCACCAGATCGGCGACCTGCTGCTGATCGAGGCCGGTGAGCGGCTGCGCGCCTCGATGCGCGAGCACGACGTGGTGGCCCGGATCGGCGGCGACGAGTTCGCCGTGCTGCTGCGCGACGGTGACAGCGCGCTCGGCGAGGCGCTCGCCGCCCGGCTCACCGCCGCGTTCGACCAGCCGTTCCTGATCGGCGAGGTGACCGTCGACCTGGAGGTCAGCATCGGCGCCGCCACCGCGCGCGACGGCGACGACGTGACCACGCTGCTCCAGCACGCCGACATGGCGATGCGGGAGGCCAAGGAGCACCGGCTCGGGTTCCACCGGTTCAGCGGCGACCACGGCCAGGACACCGCGGCCCGGCTCACCCTGCTCGGCGACCTGCGCCGGGCCCTGGACAGCGGGGGCGAGCTGACCCTGCACTACCAGCCCAAGATCGCGATGGACACCGGCGAGGTGGCCGGCGTCGAGGCGCTGGCCCGCTGGCAGCACCCGACGAAGGGCTGGGTGTCGCCGGGCGAGTTCATCCCGGTGCTGGAGACGACCAGCCTGATCCACCGGTTCACCGACCGGGTGCTGCGGGTGGCTCTCACCCAGGCCCGGGAGTGGCTCGACGGCGGGCACCGGGTGGCCGTCTCGGTCAACATCTCCACCCGCAGCCTGCTCGACGAGTCGTTCCCGGACCGGGTGGCCGAGCTGCTGACCGAGACCGGTGTCCCCGGCGACCAGCTGTGCATCGAGGTCACCGAGCACAGCGTGATGAGCGACCCGGCCACCGCGATCGAGGCGATGCGCCGGATCCGGGCGCTGGGCGTGCGCACCTCGATCGACGACTACGGCACCGGGTACTCGTCGATGACGTACCTCAAGCTGCTGCCGCTCGACGAGCTGAAGGTGGACCGCTCGTTCGTGCAGGACATGACGAACGACCGCAGCGATCACGCGCTGGTGGAGTCGACCGTCGAGCTCGGCCGCAACCTCGGTCTCACCGTGGTGGCCGAGGGTGTCGAGGACGCCGCCACGGCGTCGGCCTTGCGCGAGCTGGGCTGCGACGTCGCGCAGGGCTTCCTGTACGCGAAGCCGATGCCCGCCGAAGCGGTCACCGAGCGGCTCGGCCGGCGGACGGTGGAGTCACCGGCCTGA
- a CDS encoding aldo/keto reductase yields the protein MEHRYLGASGLRVSELCLGTMTFGKEADEATSHRLMDRFVEAGGNFIDTADVYAGTASEQIIGRWLAGQKREDLVIATKFFWSTGVGGANHIGAGRKHIVSAVHDSLRRLQTDYIDLYQVHCFDEATPVEETLSTLDTLVRAGKVRYLGVSNYASWQLQKSVDVARYRGWEPFVAMQPLYNLIDREVELELVPVSRNEGVGIIPWSPMRGGWLTGKYRRGMTEAPADTRWEGNKQPWLGDWQKSVDERTWSVTDALIAVAEEVGHSPAQVALRWLMQRPGVTAPIIGAKRLEQLDDNLGASGWSLDDKSMERLTAAGELPLPYPHGYLAGSPRRKA from the coding sequence ATGGAACACAGGTATCTGGGAGCCAGCGGGTTGCGGGTCAGCGAGTTGTGCCTCGGCACGATGACGTTCGGCAAGGAGGCCGACGAGGCGACCTCGCACCGGCTGATGGACCGGTTCGTCGAGGCCGGCGGCAACTTCATCGACACCGCGGATGTGTACGCCGGCACCGCCTCCGAGCAGATCATCGGTAGATGGCTGGCCGGGCAGAAGCGGGAGGACCTGGTGATCGCCACCAAGTTCTTCTGGAGCACCGGGGTCGGCGGGGCCAACCACATCGGCGCGGGGCGCAAGCACATCGTGTCCGCGGTGCACGATAGCCTGCGCCGGCTGCAGACCGACTACATCGACCTCTACCAGGTGCACTGCTTCGACGAGGCGACCCCGGTCGAGGAGACGCTGTCCACTCTCGACACGCTGGTCCGGGCCGGCAAGGTGCGCTACCTCGGGGTGAGCAACTACGCGAGCTGGCAGTTGCAGAAGTCGGTCGACGTCGCGCGGTACCGCGGGTGGGAGCCGTTCGTCGCGATGCAGCCGCTCTACAACCTGATCGACCGGGAGGTGGAGCTGGAGCTGGTGCCGGTGAGCCGCAACGAGGGCGTCGGCATCATCCCGTGGTCGCCGATGCGCGGTGGCTGGCTGACCGGGAAGTACCGGCGGGGCATGACCGAGGCGCCGGCGGACACCCGCTGGGAGGGCAACAAGCAGCCCTGGCTGGGTGACTGGCAGAAGAGCGTCGACGAGCGCACCTGGTCGGTGACCGACGCGCTGATCGCGGTCGCCGAGGAGGTGGGGCACAGCCCGGCGCAGGTGGCGCTGCGCTGGCTGATGCAGCGGCCGGGCGTCACCGCGCCGATCATCGGGGCGAAGCGGCTGGAGCAGCTCGACGACAACCTGGGCGCGTCCGGCTGGTCGCTGGACGACAAGAGCATGGAGCGGCTCACCGCGGCGGGGGAGCTGCCTCTGCCGTACCCCCATGGTTATCTGGCCGGATCGCCCCGCCGCAAGGCCTGA
- a CDS encoding ABC transporter ATP-binding protein — MIGLTGVSRSFGQVEALRDIDLRIAENEFVAVIGRSGCGKSTLLRLIAGLLEPSAGRVTVGGSPVALMQQVPALLPWRTTLNNVMLPVEIRRLPRAEHRARAVELLDAVGLAGFHDRHPYELSGGMQQRVALCRALIQQPRVLLMDEPFSALDALTREELAGQLQELHRAHPATTVFVTHSIQEAVLLADRVVVLSPRPGRVRKVLEVDIPRPRSFGHNADLKAVAECVAHLHDLLLPD, encoded by the coding sequence ATGATCGGGCTGACCGGGGTGTCCCGCAGCTTCGGCCAGGTCGAGGCGCTGCGCGACATCGACCTGCGGATCGCGGAGAACGAGTTCGTCGCGGTCATCGGCCGGTCCGGCTGCGGCAAGTCGACCCTGCTGCGGCTGATCGCCGGCCTGCTGGAACCGAGCGCCGGACGGGTCACCGTCGGCGGATCCCCGGTGGCCCTGATGCAACAGGTGCCGGCGCTGCTGCCGTGGCGCACCACGCTGAACAACGTGATGCTGCCGGTGGAGATCCGCCGCCTGCCCCGCGCGGAACACCGCGCCCGCGCCGTCGAACTGCTCGACGCGGTCGGCCTGGCCGGATTCCACGACCGCCATCCGTACGAGCTGTCCGGCGGCATGCAACAGCGCGTCGCCCTGTGCCGGGCGCTGATCCAGCAGCCCCGGGTCCTGCTGATGGACGAACCGTTCTCCGCGCTGGACGCGCTGACCCGCGAGGAGCTGGCCGGCCAGCTGCAGGAGCTGCATCGCGCCCATCCGGCCACCACGGTGTTCGTCACCCACTCGATCCAGGAGGCGGTGCTGCTGGCCGACCGGGTGGTGGTGCTCAGCCCCCGCCCGGGCCGGGTCCGCAAGGTCCTGGAGGTGGACATCCCGCGGCCTCGCTCGTTCGGCCACAACGCCGACCTGAAGGCGGTCGCGGAATGCGTCGCCCACCTCCACGACCTGCTGCTGCCCGACTGA